A genomic segment from Spinacia oleracea cultivar Varoflay chromosome 3, BTI_SOV_V1, whole genome shotgun sequence encodes:
- the LOC110795589 gene encoding telomerase reverse transcriptase isoform X4: protein MNSYTHRYACYPRKRRRGKGEISNAEEPASKVPCRVGQHNSFDLVGSKDVDYLGTHCSKESNLISENSSHEKYVLEEQPIEKLKVKSGKRFRLPSWQRRKRCKRLISQDCCTQEPSGKVLNTENDLHKTSDKSINVLDGVDLKSDQLMQVCPCCSVFQSLSRVPKDADINRKFTFYNLKSSSSLFLKKHILYFLKPGFVGDNDLLLHIFGLPNMGTRNLPTSCFHKLGLCSHGSSCLYHSLVKLLRVFIRRAKKCQHKKLLERHCSSQPRFQLNGDGDVGSSLQASKMDSKFSTSKQGVDQRTDQMPKRLIHAKSRDGKRTTEVTQCQFGLSQPYCLKDEVVSFIWSVCRNIVPSDLLGLPSSHRTLRRNISRFIRLRRFEKFSLKQCLHKLEVSKFPVLSKLESDKCCSAFAFKSETKKIPGQLPNSQNIGHGYLKQMLLERWIFWLFSHIVVPLIQANFYVTDSEQGKQNLYYYHKKAWKKLSGRVTTWLKEQSYRSLDNASVAEILSKRSFGFSNVRLCPKENGARPIANLKAASRFCIKRPFSQVQFRKKNRKRRAHKRYVPFLKSVNTVLRDLHVIFKDLKVKEPERWGSTVFSYNDIHRKYCAFLRHLKEGQPTMPMVYIVVSDVQKAFDTVKQDKLLSILNEIQIADEYSMQRSCEIFYRKKFLWISENRKLMIEGNNSRFTEDIPPVRQRTCQTIVVNQERSISVRRKELEFNLKEHLKKNVLKLGRCFFLQTVGIPQGSVLSTLLCTLYYGHMERNKIFPYLSLSGHDVTIRPENGCAAPEATSDVSFLSPKYLLLRFVDDFLFVSTSKKQASSFFSRLQRGFREYNCYMNQEKFCMNFDYGGTHKLDSKRLLVGSDGVSFMQWSGLLINSCTLEVQADYSRYLNDHLSSTLTVNWQHRPGRQLKTKLCAYMRPKCHSIFFDSSINSPATIRLNVYQAFMVCAMKFHCYVRALSYWCKLRSGSCLSSIEGSIRYMYKLMKRRMHKVNFAPERNRVLQVAKTEVIWIGLTAYIRVLSKKKSRHNELLHLLRTKLEAVSNVRISSGLKYAVDESHSSYLWKIKY from the exons ATGAACTCATACACTCATAGATATGCTT GTTACCCACGAAAGAGAAGAAGAGGCAAAGGAGAGATCTCAAACGCTGAAGAGCCTGCCAGCAAGGTGCCATGTAGAGTTGGTCAGCATAATTCATTTGACTTAGTTGGTTCTAAAGATGTTGATTATCTTGGCACACATTGTTCCAAAGAGAGCAATTTGATTTCTGAGAATTCTTCACATGAAAAATATGTTCTTGAAGAACAACCTATTGAGAAGCTCAAAGTAAAGTCAGGGAAGCGCTTCAGATTACCAAGTTGGCAACGCCGGAAGAGATGCAAAAGGTTGATATCACAAGACTGCTGCACTCAGGAGCCTTCCGGGAAAGTTTTGAACACCGAGAATGATTTACACAAGACTTCAGATAAAAGTATCAATGTTCTAGATGGTGTTGATCTCAAATCTGATCAACTG ATGCAGGTGTGCCCCTGTTGCTCAGTGTTTCAATCATTGTCAAGAGTGCCTAAAGATGCTGACATTAATAGGAAGTTTACATTCTACAACTTGAAGTCTTCATCATCTCTTTTCCTGAAAAAGC ATATCCTCTATTTCTTGAAACCTGGTTTTGTTGGTGACAACGATCTTCTCCTGCATATTTTTGGTTTGCCAAACATGGGTACCAGAAATTTACCAACATCATGCTTCCATAAACTTGGGCTCTGTTCACATGGGTCTTCTTGCTT ATACCATTCTTTGGTAAAGTTGCTTAGAGTATTTATCCGCAGAGCTAAAAAATGTCAGCATAAAAAGTTATTGGAGAGGCACTGTTCTAGTCAACCCCGTTTTCAGCTTAATGGAGATGGAGATGTTGGTTCCAGTCTTCAG GCTAGCAAGATGGATTCAAAGTTTTCGACCTCTAAACAAGGTGTGGATCAAAGAACTGACCAGATGCCCAAGAGGCTTATTCATGCCAAAAGTAGGGATGGCAAGAGAACAACTGAAGTCACTCAGTGTCAATTTGGTCTCAGCCAGCCATATTGCCTGAAAGATGAAGTAGTATCATTTATTTGGTCTGTTTGTCGGAATATAGTCCCATCTGATCTTTTAGGATTACCATCGAGCCACAGAACCTTGCGGAGAAATATCTCTAGATTTATTAGGCTGCGTCGATTTGAGAAATTTTCTTTAAAGCAATGTTTGCATAAACTAGAAGTGTCGAAATTCCCAGTGCTATCAAAATTGGAGTCGGACAAGTGCTGCAGTGCCTTTGCCTTCAAATCTGAGACTAAGAAAATCCCGGGGCAGTTGCCAAATTCACAAAACATTGGCCATGGTTACTTAAAACAGATGCTTCTGGAACGATGGATTTTTTGGTTATTTTCTCATATCGTCGTGCCCCTGATACAGGCCAATTTTTACGTCACGGACagtgagcaaggtaagcagaaCTTGTATTATTATCACAAAAAAGCTTGGAAGAAGTTGAGTGGCAGAGTCACCACATGGCTGAAGGAGCAGAGTTATCGCTCCTTGGATAATGCATCTGTAGCAGAGATATTAAGCAAGAGGTCATTTGGTTTCTCAAACGTCAGGCTTTGTCCTAAAGAAAATGGAGCAAGACCAATAGCGAATCTGAAAGCAGCATCCAGATTTTGCATTAAAAGACCCTTTTCACAAGTGCAGTTCCGCAAAAAGAACAGGAAAAGAAGGGCACATAAAAGATATGTCCCCTTTTTGAAGTCTGTGAACACTGTTCTGCGGGATTTGCATGTCATATTCAAAGATCTGAAGGTGAAGGAACCGGAAAGGTGGGGTTCAACGGTTTTTTCTTATAATGACATCCATAGAAAATATTGCGCATTTCTGAGGCATCTGAAGGAAGGACAGCCAACCATGCCAATGGTATACATTGTAGTTTCAGATGTACAAAAAGCATTTGATACTGTCAAACAGGATAAGCTTCTTTCGATACTGAATGAGATACAAATAGCAGATGAGTATTCCATGCAGAGGTCCTGTGAGATATTCTACAGGAAAAAGTTCTTGTGGATTTCTGAAAATCGTAAGTTGATGATTGAAGGTAACAATAGTCGATTTACAGAAGACATACCTCCTGTTCGTCAAAGGACTTGCCAGACAATCGTCGTCAACCAG GAACGAAGCATATCTGTAAGGAGGAAAGAACTCGAGTTTAATTTGAAGGAGCATCTGAAGAAAAATGTGCTCAAATTAGGCCGATGTTTTTTTTTACAAACAGTTGGTATTCCTCAGGGAAGTGTTTTGTCAACTTTGCTTTGTACACTGTACTATGGACATATGGAAAGGAATAAAATCTTCCCCTATCTTTCTCTATCTGGTCATGACGTAACAATTAGACCTGAGAATGGTTGTGCTGCTCCTGAAGCTACTTCAGATGTATCTTTTTTGTCTCCCAAGTATCTCTTACTTAGGTTTGTTGATGACTTTTTGTTTGTATCAACATCCAAAAAGCAGGCTAGTAGCTTTTTCTCAAGATTGCAAAGAGGATTCCGAGAATACAACTGTTACATGAATCAGGAGAAGTTCTGCATGAATTTTGATTATGGCGGTACACATAAGCTTGATTCAAAGAGGCTTTTAGTAGGCAGCGATGGTGTCTCATTTATGCAGTGGAGTGGCTTGCTTATCAATAGCTGCACCTTAGAGGTTCAGGCAGACTATAGTAG GTACCTGAATGATCATCTGAGTTCGACATTAACTGTGAACTGGCAGCATAGACCCGGACGTCAACTCAAGACTAAGTTGTGTGCCTATATGCGGCCTAAATGTCATTCAATATTTTTCGATTCTAGTATTAACTCGCCGGCTACCATCAGGCTGAATGTGTATCAAGCTTTTATGGTGTGTGCAATGAAGTTCCATTGTTATGTCCGAGCATTGTCATACTGGTGCAAACTTCGTTCAGGTTCCTGCTTGTCTAGTATTGAGGGATCAATAAG ATACATGTATAAACTGATGAAGCGAAGGATGCATAAAGTCAATTTTGCGCCTGAGAGGAATCGTGTACTTCAAGTAGCAAAAACTGAAGTTATATGGATCGGATTGACTGCATATATCCGGGTGCTGAGCAAAAAAAAATCACGACACAATGAATTGCTGCATCTGTTAAGGACCAAGCTGGAGGCAGTTTCAAATGTTAGGATATCCTCTGGACTCAAGTATGCTGTTGATGAATCTCATTCCTCTTATTTGTGGAAAATCAAGTACTAG
- the LOC110795589 gene encoding telomerase reverse transcriptase isoform X5: MNSYTHRYACYPRKRRRGKGEISNAEEPASKVPCRVGQHNSFDLVGSKDVDYLGTHCSKESNLISENSSHEKYVLEEQPIEKLKVKSGKRFRLPSWQRRKRCKRLISQDCCTQEPSGKVLNTENDLHKTSDKSINVLDGVDLKSDQLVCPCCSVFQSLSRVPKDADINRKFTFYNLKSSSSLFLKKHILYFLKPGFVGDNDLLLHIFGLPNMGTRNLPTSCFHKLGLCSHGSSCLYHSLVKLLRVFIRRAKKCQHKKLLERHCSSQPRFQLNGDGDVGSSLQASKMDSKFSTSKQGVDQRTDQMPKRLIHAKSRDGKRTTEVTQCQFGLSQPYCLKDEVVSFIWSVCRNIVPSDLLGLPSSHRTLRRNISRFIRLRRFEKFSLKQCLHKLEVSKFPVLSKLESDKCCSAFAFKSETKKIPGQLPNSQNIGHGYLKQMLLERWIFWLFSHIVVPLIQANFYVTDSEQGKQNLYYYHKKAWKKLSGRVTTWLKEQSYRSLDNASVAEILSKRSFGFSNVRLCPKENGARPIANLKAASRFCIKRPFSQVQFRKKNRKRRAHKRYVPFLKSVNTVLRDLHVIFKDLKVKEPERWGSTVFSYNDIHRKYCAFLRHLKEGQPTMPMVYIVVSDVQKAFDTVKQDKLLSILNEIQIADEYSMQRSCEIFYRKKFLWISENRKLMIEGNNSRFTEDIPPVRQRTCQTIVVNQERSISVRRKELEFNLKEHLKKNVLKLGRCFFLQTVGIPQGSVLSTLLCTLYYGHMERNKIFPYLSLSGHDVTIRPENGCAAPEATSDVSFLSPKYLLLRFVDDFLFVSTSKKQASSFFSRLQRGFREYNCYMNQEKFCMNFDYGGTHKLDSKRLLVGSDGVSFMQWSGLLINSCTLEVQADYSRYLNDHLSSTLTVNWQHRPGRQLKTKLCAYMRPKCHSIFFDSSINSPATIRLNVYQAFMVCAMKFHCYVRALSYWCKLRSGSCLSSIEGSIRYMYKLMKRRMHKVNFAPERNRVLQVAKTEVIWIGLTAYIRVLSKKKSRHNELLHLLRTKLEAVSNVRISSGLKYAVDESHSSYLWKIKY, encoded by the exons ATGAACTCATACACTCATAGATATGCTT GTTACCCACGAAAGAGAAGAAGAGGCAAAGGAGAGATCTCAAACGCTGAAGAGCCTGCCAGCAAGGTGCCATGTAGAGTTGGTCAGCATAATTCATTTGACTTAGTTGGTTCTAAAGATGTTGATTATCTTGGCACACATTGTTCCAAAGAGAGCAATTTGATTTCTGAGAATTCTTCACATGAAAAATATGTTCTTGAAGAACAACCTATTGAGAAGCTCAAAGTAAAGTCAGGGAAGCGCTTCAGATTACCAAGTTGGCAACGCCGGAAGAGATGCAAAAGGTTGATATCACAAGACTGCTGCACTCAGGAGCCTTCCGGGAAAGTTTTGAACACCGAGAATGATTTACACAAGACTTCAGATAAAAGTATCAATGTTCTAGATGGTGTTGATCTCAAATCTGATCAACTG GTGTGCCCCTGTTGCTCAGTGTTTCAATCATTGTCAAGAGTGCCTAAAGATGCTGACATTAATAGGAAGTTTACATTCTACAACTTGAAGTCTTCATCATCTCTTTTCCTGAAAAAGC ATATCCTCTATTTCTTGAAACCTGGTTTTGTTGGTGACAACGATCTTCTCCTGCATATTTTTGGTTTGCCAAACATGGGTACCAGAAATTTACCAACATCATGCTTCCATAAACTTGGGCTCTGTTCACATGGGTCTTCTTGCTT ATACCATTCTTTGGTAAAGTTGCTTAGAGTATTTATCCGCAGAGCTAAAAAATGTCAGCATAAAAAGTTATTGGAGAGGCACTGTTCTAGTCAACCCCGTTTTCAGCTTAATGGAGATGGAGATGTTGGTTCCAGTCTTCAG GCTAGCAAGATGGATTCAAAGTTTTCGACCTCTAAACAAGGTGTGGATCAAAGAACTGACCAGATGCCCAAGAGGCTTATTCATGCCAAAAGTAGGGATGGCAAGAGAACAACTGAAGTCACTCAGTGTCAATTTGGTCTCAGCCAGCCATATTGCCTGAAAGATGAAGTAGTATCATTTATTTGGTCTGTTTGTCGGAATATAGTCCCATCTGATCTTTTAGGATTACCATCGAGCCACAGAACCTTGCGGAGAAATATCTCTAGATTTATTAGGCTGCGTCGATTTGAGAAATTTTCTTTAAAGCAATGTTTGCATAAACTAGAAGTGTCGAAATTCCCAGTGCTATCAAAATTGGAGTCGGACAAGTGCTGCAGTGCCTTTGCCTTCAAATCTGAGACTAAGAAAATCCCGGGGCAGTTGCCAAATTCACAAAACATTGGCCATGGTTACTTAAAACAGATGCTTCTGGAACGATGGATTTTTTGGTTATTTTCTCATATCGTCGTGCCCCTGATACAGGCCAATTTTTACGTCACGGACagtgagcaaggtaagcagaaCTTGTATTATTATCACAAAAAAGCTTGGAAGAAGTTGAGTGGCAGAGTCACCACATGGCTGAAGGAGCAGAGTTATCGCTCCTTGGATAATGCATCTGTAGCAGAGATATTAAGCAAGAGGTCATTTGGTTTCTCAAACGTCAGGCTTTGTCCTAAAGAAAATGGAGCAAGACCAATAGCGAATCTGAAAGCAGCATCCAGATTTTGCATTAAAAGACCCTTTTCACAAGTGCAGTTCCGCAAAAAGAACAGGAAAAGAAGGGCACATAAAAGATATGTCCCCTTTTTGAAGTCTGTGAACACTGTTCTGCGGGATTTGCATGTCATATTCAAAGATCTGAAGGTGAAGGAACCGGAAAGGTGGGGTTCAACGGTTTTTTCTTATAATGACATCCATAGAAAATATTGCGCATTTCTGAGGCATCTGAAGGAAGGACAGCCAACCATGCCAATGGTATACATTGTAGTTTCAGATGTACAAAAAGCATTTGATACTGTCAAACAGGATAAGCTTCTTTCGATACTGAATGAGATACAAATAGCAGATGAGTATTCCATGCAGAGGTCCTGTGAGATATTCTACAGGAAAAAGTTCTTGTGGATTTCTGAAAATCGTAAGTTGATGATTGAAGGTAACAATAGTCGATTTACAGAAGACATACCTCCTGTTCGTCAAAGGACTTGCCAGACAATCGTCGTCAACCAG GAACGAAGCATATCTGTAAGGAGGAAAGAACTCGAGTTTAATTTGAAGGAGCATCTGAAGAAAAATGTGCTCAAATTAGGCCGATGTTTTTTTTTACAAACAGTTGGTATTCCTCAGGGAAGTGTTTTGTCAACTTTGCTTTGTACACTGTACTATGGACATATGGAAAGGAATAAAATCTTCCCCTATCTTTCTCTATCTGGTCATGACGTAACAATTAGACCTGAGAATGGTTGTGCTGCTCCTGAAGCTACTTCAGATGTATCTTTTTTGTCTCCCAAGTATCTCTTACTTAGGTTTGTTGATGACTTTTTGTTTGTATCAACATCCAAAAAGCAGGCTAGTAGCTTTTTCTCAAGATTGCAAAGAGGATTCCGAGAATACAACTGTTACATGAATCAGGAGAAGTTCTGCATGAATTTTGATTATGGCGGTACACATAAGCTTGATTCAAAGAGGCTTTTAGTAGGCAGCGATGGTGTCTCATTTATGCAGTGGAGTGGCTTGCTTATCAATAGCTGCACCTTAGAGGTTCAGGCAGACTATAGTAG GTACCTGAATGATCATCTGAGTTCGACATTAACTGTGAACTGGCAGCATAGACCCGGACGTCAACTCAAGACTAAGTTGTGTGCCTATATGCGGCCTAAATGTCATTCAATATTTTTCGATTCTAGTATTAACTCGCCGGCTACCATCAGGCTGAATGTGTATCAAGCTTTTATGGTGTGTGCAATGAAGTTCCATTGTTATGTCCGAGCATTGTCATACTGGTGCAAACTTCGTTCAGGTTCCTGCTTGTCTAGTATTGAGGGATCAATAAG ATACATGTATAAACTGATGAAGCGAAGGATGCATAAAGTCAATTTTGCGCCTGAGAGGAATCGTGTACTTCAAGTAGCAAAAACTGAAGTTATATGGATCGGATTGACTGCATATATCCGGGTGCTGAGCAAAAAAAAATCACGACACAATGAATTGCTGCATCTGTTAAGGACCAAGCTGGAGGCAGTTTCAAATGTTAGGATATCCTCTGGACTCAAGTATGCTGTTGATGAATCTCATTCCTCTTATTTGTGGAAAATCAAGTACTAG